A DNA window from Chryseobacterium sp. MEBOG06 contains the following coding sequences:
- a CDS encoding TetR/AcrR family transcriptional regulator, whose amino-acid sequence MGLHERRQREKESIRANILQAAFTLAKTEGWASLSMRKIADAIEYSAPVVYDYFENKEAILFEISLDGFHNLHIELLKAQKKHDTPEEQLVAIVDAYWNFAFKNKEYYQLMFGLGMQCCGKGQMKKEFSSFQEMIYECTYEIIKKSGSNPDNACHMSHALFSAVHGMISIMMMRNADIPSTMNKTTLDETVSAFIKSL is encoded by the coding sequence ATGGGCCTACATGAACGCCGTCAAAGAGAAAAAGAATCCATCCGTGCAAATATCCTGCAGGCTGCATTTACTTTGGCCAAAACTGAGGGCTGGGCTTCGCTTTCCATGCGTAAAATAGCGGATGCTATTGAATACAGCGCTCCTGTAGTGTATGATTATTTTGAAAACAAGGAAGCTATCCTCTTTGAAATTTCTCTGGATGGCTTTCACAACTTACATATAGAATTATTAAAAGCTCAGAAAAAGCATGATACTCCGGAAGAGCAGCTTGTTGCCATTGTGGATGCGTACTGGAATTTTGCTTTTAAGAATAAAGAATACTACCAGCTTATGTTTGGTTTGGGAATGCAATGCTGTGGAAAAGGTCAGATGAAGAAAGAATTTTCATCGTTCCAGGAGATGATTTATGAATGTACTTACGAGATTATCAAGAAAAGTGGTTCAAATCCGGATAATGCCTGTCATATGTCTCATGCACTGTTCTCAGCGGTACATGGTATGATCTCTATTATGATGATGCGTAATGCAGATATTCCGTCTACCATGAATAAAACAACTTTAGACGAAACTGTTTCGGCTTTTATTAAGTCTTTGTAA
- a CDS encoding efflux RND transporter periplasmic adaptor subunit, whose protein sequence is MKIPGKTRFIVLISSIILLQSCTKAAEGSNAAPPAPELPVYTVTTSPATTYQEFPTALEGKNNVEIRSQVDGYLDRIYVEEGAYVRAGQPLFKIDSRSYGEQMNMAQANLQAANANIQKARVEVDRLQPLVAAKVVSDVQLKTAQANYQAAVAAAAQARASVGSAKINVGFTTITAPVSGYIGRIPYKKGSLISRTDPSPLTLLSDISEIYAYFSLSELDFIGFQNKYPGASLEEKLKNMPMVELVIADNSTYPEKGRLSIVDGQFDKTTGAISVRAIFPNTHGTLRTGNTGRIRMPQLISNAVVIPQESTFEIQDKTYVYVMDKSKKVTGRPIKISGKTDSYYFISEGLSPGEKIVYTGIGSLKDGAPIRPKNISSDSLLKANPL, encoded by the coding sequence ATGAAAATACCTGGAAAAACAAGGTTTATTGTACTTATTTCAAGTATAATTCTTTTACAGAGCTGCACCAAAGCTGCAGAAGGATCCAATGCCGCTCCACCAGCTCCTGAACTTCCGGTTTATACCGTTACTACATCACCCGCTACTACATATCAGGAATTCCCTACTGCCCTTGAAGGTAAAAACAACGTAGAAATAAGATCTCAGGTAGATGGATATCTGGACAGAATCTATGTAGAAGAAGGAGCTTATGTAAGAGCCGGACAGCCTTTATTCAAAATAGATTCTAGAAGCTATGGCGAACAAATGAATATGGCACAAGCCAATCTTCAGGCAGCTAATGCCAATATTCAAAAAGCAAGAGTGGAAGTTGACAGACTTCAGCCGTTGGTAGCTGCGAAAGTAGTTTCTGATGTACAGCTTAAAACCGCACAAGCCAATTATCAGGCGGCAGTTGCTGCTGCTGCACAAGCCAGAGCTTCCGTAGGAAGTGCAAAAATCAATGTAGGATTTACAACCATTACAGCACCGGTAAGCGGTTATATTGGAAGAATTCCTTACAAAAAAGGAAGTCTGATCTCCAGAACAGATCCAAGTCCTTTGACTTTATTATCTGATATCAGTGAAATCTATGCCTATTTCTCATTAAGTGAACTTGACTTTATTGGATTCCAGAATAAATATCCCGGAGCGAGCCTGGAAGAGAAGCTGAAAAATATGCCAATGGTAGAATTGGTAATTGCTGACAACAGTACTTATCCTGAAAAAGGAAGATTAAGCATTGTGGACGGACAGTTTGATAAAACAACAGGTGCCATCAGTGTACGTGCCATTTTCCCTAATACTCACGGAACTTTAAGAACCGGAAATACAGGAAGAATACGTATGCCGCAACTGATCTCCAATGCAGTGGTGATCCCACAGGAATCTACTTTCGAAATACAGGATAAAACCTACGTATATGTAATGGATAAGAGTAAGAAAGTAACCGGAAGACCTATTAAAATATCTGGAAAAACCGATAGTTATTATTTTATTTCCGAAGGACTTTCTCCTGGAGAAAAAATAGTATATACAGGGATTGGAAGCTTAAAAGACGGTGCTCCTATCAGACCGAAAAATATTTCTTCTGACAGCTTGCTAAAAGCGAATCCTTTATAA
- a CDS encoding thioredoxin family protein, with protein MNTPSNMLALGTKAPFFELPNPSKTNEIQSLEELKGEKGTLVIFMCNHCPFVLHVIDKINELYEDYNEKGIEFIAINANNIEKYPDDSPEKMIEFQIERGFDFPYLFDESQAVAKAYDAACTPDFYFFDDKLDLVYRGQMDESRPGNNKEVTGEDLIIAFENLLAGEPQEEIQRPSMGCNIKWK; from the coding sequence ATGAATACTCCCTCAAATATGTTGGCATTAGGAACAAAAGCTCCGTTTTTTGAACTTCCTAACCCGTCAAAAACCAATGAAATTCAGTCTTTGGAAGAACTGAAAGGAGAAAAAGGAACATTGGTAATCTTTATGTGCAACCACTGCCCGTTTGTTCTTCATGTAATCGATAAGATCAACGAATTGTATGAAGATTACAACGAAAAAGGAATTGAATTCATTGCCATCAATGCTAATAATATTGAAAAATATCCGGATGATTCTCCTGAAAAGATGATTGAATTCCAGATTGAAAGAGGATTCGATTTCCCTTATCTGTTTGATGAAAGCCAGGCAGTAGCCAAAGCATATGATGCGGCATGTACACCTGATTTTTATTTCTTTGATGATAAGCTGGATCTTGTATATAGAGGTCAGATGGACGAGTCAAGACCTGGAAACAATAAGGAGGTGACCGGAGAAGATTTAATCATTGCTTTTGAAAATCTTTTGGCAGGCGAGCCTCAGGAAGAAATTCAGAGACCTAGCATGGGATGTAATATTAAATGGAAATAA